The genome window TCTGGCGAAAAAGAAACCTCAACTCAACCTATTATAAAAAGTTACGAAGTTTCAGCATCTGCCTCTACTGGAGGTATGATTACTCCGACAAACCAGTCAATTCAAAGTGGCAATAAAGCTACTTTGAATATTTCAGCAGATGATGAGTATGAAATTGATAGTGTCGCTGGGTGCAATGGTAGTTTAAATGATAATGTCTATACAACGAGTGTTATTACCGCTGATTGTGAAGTGTCAGCAACTTTCAAGTTAAAAACATATACTGTATCAGCTACGACTTCTGATGGTGGAGTCATGACCCCAACAAATCAATTTATTCAAAGTGGTCATCAGGCTATTTTAAATGTTTCACCTGATGAAGGCTATGAAATTGATAGTGTCGCCGGGTGCAATGGTAGTTTAAGTGATAAAGTCTATACAACGGGTGTTATTACCGCTGATTGTGAAGTTTCAGCAACTTTCAAGTTAAAAATATATACAGTTTCTAGCCTAATTCCTGATGGAGGAGTATTAATTTCACCTGTAAGCCAAACTATTACTCATGGAGATGTTGCCGTATTTAACATAGAGCAAAACACTGGCATAGGGAAATATGAAATTAGTGGTTGTAGTGGCTACATCGAAGGTAGTACTTATACTATTGATGCAGTGACTTCGGATTGTCAAATAAGCGCTGAATTTAACGGTGATTTTCTAGGTTTAAGCTTATATCCACAACATGAAGATAGTTCTATCGCAGTTTCAATTGACTTAACTCAAACAGATGTTCCTAACACTGAACTGACATTTGTGATTTATAAAGAAAATAATGTCGAGTATTACTCTTCTGAGAATGCAGGCCGAATAACGTATGGATCTATACGTATGCCAATCAGTAAAAAAGTGTATAGAAAAGTCGTTCCAAACTTAAAACCTGATTCAGAATATGAAATATGTATGAGTGGCATAAACAACTTTAAACCCACAGGTTTTTTTGGTTGTAAAAAGATTAAAACTGCACAGAAAAAAACAGAAAACGCCTTGATTGTTATCAACCATGATGTTGAATCTGAAGCTATAGCGCTGATTAATGAATGGGTTGATAAAGTAGAAAGTAAGAATTCACATATAAAGCTCAAAACGCATAACTTGCAATCAGAGACTACTGCTGAAACTATAAAACTGTATTTAGAAAATGAGTATAATTCGTCCAACCTCAGGCATGTTGTGTTTATAGGATATGACATACCTTCATTAACGACAAAAGTCTCAAATACTGATACAAAATTGCTAGGTTTGTATTCATCTTTATCTGAAGTTGAAAGAGGTGATTGGCACAACGAAGATCAAACAAATGCAGACGAAGTCACTATTGCCGCAATCAAACCACAAGATATTACTATTTCAACATATTTACACCGCTTAATTAATTTTTATGATGGTGGACTTGTTTATCCTCAAAATGTTTTATTAGCAGACGCAATGATTGCTTCTGAAAAATCATTTGTTCGTTCTGATTTTGAAAATCTTGAACTTGAAATTGATATGGTCACAGGCTTTGAAAGCAACATTGAACTATCCGAGGCTATTCGTTGGCAAGATGAATATTCAAATAAACTATTAGAAAATGAATATGGGTTGTTATTTATAGGAGCACACGGCTCTAGATTAGAGCATTACCCGTGCGGTTACGAGTGTATAAATTATAACTTTATTAAAGAAGCTGAGCCTAAAGTTAAGTTTACAATCGCCATTAGCTGCAATATAGGTCATGTTTTCACAGAAAATTC of Thalassotalea insulae contains these proteins:
- a CDS encoding InlB B-repeat-containing protein, producing the protein MYKKLLVTSLGFVLIGCGGSSSGEKETSTQPIIKSYEVSASASTGGMITPTNQSIQSGNKATLNISADDEYEIDSVAGCNGSLNDNVYTTSVITADCEVSATFKLKTYTVSATTSDGGVMTPTNQFIQSGHQAILNVSPDEGYEIDSVAGCNGSLSDKVYTTGVITADCEVSATFKLKIYTVSSLIPDGGVLISPVSQTITHGDVAVFNIEQNTGIGKYEISGCSGYIEGSTYTIDAVTSDCQISAEFNGDFLGLSLYPQHEDSSIAVSIDLTQTDVPNTELTFVIYKENNVEYYSSENAGRITYGSIRMPISKKVYRKVVPNLKPDSEYEICMSGINNFKPTGFFGCKKIKTAQKKTENALIVINHDVESEAIALINEWVDKVESKNSHIKLKTHNLQSETTAETIKLYLENEYNSSNLRHVVFIGYDIPSLTTKVSNTDTKLLGLYSSLSEVERGDWHNEDQTNADEVTIAAIKPQDITISTYLHRLINFYDGGLVYPQNVLLADAMIASEKSFVRSDFENLELEIDMVTGFESNIELSEAIRWQDEYSNKLLENEYGLLFIGAHGSRLEHYPCGYECINYNFIKEAEPKVKFTIAISCNIGHVFTENSPMLSYIFGPSSGSLSGLASEVLYFDNGSSARRIIHAFKEREMSIGEVSRIFGFLVVGDPFLTLN